aaacttatagtCTTGAAGAAGTGCTTTTTAAGGATTTTTTCAATGACCAAAAATCTTGATGGAATAGCAtcacattgttttttttttaatttgttaaaatatgttaaaattcaaattgaatTCACTTCCTTTGaagattgttttattttatattataattatataccaATCTTCTGTCTAAAAgtaatttacttttatcataaaaaagagAATATTTCTGAACATTAATCAAATTCGTTATTTGGACTTTGAAACgaagaaataaaattgatttgcCAACACGAGTGTCTGACGTGTAAGTATATAATTGGCGGACACACGTAGCAATAGAAAGTACTCGAACAGACAAAACAAACTAAGAAGGGTTCTTTCTTCCTTGCGTAGATTCAGAGTGCAAAGAGTGAGAGAAAGACAGTACCAATGTCTCAATTTCGAACACCATTTTTCGTTTCATTTCCTCTTTTGCTAATCATCTTCAACCTTGCCCCTTCTTCCTACGCACTCTATGGAGCATCCTCGCCCGTGCTTCAACTCACACCCTCCAACTTCAAGTCCAAGGTGAATCATGTTTAAATCTCGAACTCTTTCCCAGTGCCCCATTTCGTGATCTCACCGTATTTGCCATTTTCCCAAATTGGTATTTTGTAGAAACGTTAAATTTTGTATCTTTGTTCTTGAAATCTATCTGGGCATGTACATGGATAATTGTGGCGTTGCGATGTGGTTGTAGTTTTGATGGCTGAAATCAAGGTTCATGGCAGGTTCTGAATTCAAATGGAGTTGTTCTCGTTGAATTCTTTGCTCCATGGTGTGGACACTGTCAGGCTCTGACTCCGATATGGGAGAAGGCAGCTACTGTGTTGAAGGGTGTGGTTACTGTGGCAGCACTTGATGCTGATGCTCACTCGTCTCTGGCTCAGGTTGTGTATTGTTCATTTGTTTATTAATGATGCTATTTTTAGatgtaatgaaatattgaaatCTGTTAAATGAAGACTATGATGCATTTGTTCTTTGGTTCTTGCAATCAGCCTTTCTGAAATATGAAGGTGCTGTATTATATGCTTGACTTTTATGTTAATGTACACTGGAATTGCCTTTATGTGGATCAGGCAGGATGCGAAACAATGGGTTGTTATGCATACTTATTTGAGCTCTTGGAACTGTCTGTTTTGAACAATTGAATGTTATTAATTGAATTGGACCTAATCATTTGGACCATTTTAGATTACTTGTTTGTTTTGTGGAATATCAACATTCAAGAACTATTGTATATGTAAAGTTTTTCCTTGCTGTTGGATCTAGCACcaaactctttttttttgtgCAAAGCAACCAAAGAATATAGTACCTGTACAAGATAGAATATCTCCTTTTTTGATTCTTTCTTTGCCTCTTGCTTCATAACATCAGCTATCTACGCATGAGATTTTTACTCGTAGATTTTGAATTATGGTTTACACGTTTGCCTGTTTCTTAGTTTGTTGTTATAACTTTATGTTGGAACTTTATTTACATTTGCGCACGTGTGTGTGCATGGTTTTTTCTTGATTCCCCACAGGAATATGGAATCAGAGGATTTCCAACTATAAAAGTGTTTGCTCCAGGAAAGCCACCGGTTGATTACCAAGGAGCCAGAGATGTCAAACCAATTGCTGAATTTGCACTTCAACAGGTTCGTTGGAATTTGCATCGGTTATTTTCACCCCCCCCCAAAGGAACCAGTTAAAAGTTGAGCAAAGTTAACTAAAATTACGTGTACACACCACTTTTCTAGTGTAAAAAACCTAAGCAGAGAAAGGTTTGAATGTATTATTAGGTGAGCGTTATGTGACTACTTGTAAGTACAGGTCTATAAAAAAACAACtcattcatttttgttttaattcatGATTTGCATGATTTATTGACTGATGTTTGATAAATAAACAAAGTCATACTTCGCAGACTATCACAAGCAAACTcactaattaatttttgtactaGTTACTTAATGCTAAATAATTTTGTCGTGTCCAAATATGcagtatttattttagaaaaagaaatcagTAAATAGTATACCTTTACTCTGAAGTATTGCCTCCTTATTTTATATCTCATGTACAGGTAAAGGCTCTTTTGAAGGAGCGGTTAAGTGGAAAAGCAACAGGGGGTTCAAATGAAAAGACAGAAACCAGTTCTTCAGTAGAATTGAACTCTGGAAACTTTGATGAATTGGTCCTCAAGAGCAAAGAACTCTGGATTGTGGAATTTTTTGCACCTTGGTAACTGCTGTTTGTGTTCTGAAATCTAAAGTATTCCCATGTTGACATTTCAGACGTGTAGCTCTAATAACATTTATCCTCTTTTATTTCCCAAAGGTGTGGACATTGTAAAAAGTTGGCTCCTGAGTGGAAGAAAGCATCCAATAATTTGAAAGGAAAGGTTAAACTGGGCCATGTTGACTGTGATGCCGAAAAGGTACTGTTATACTTTTAAATAGATTGTAAGAACTTGTCAAAACTACTGTGCCTGTGATCAAGATGGTCATTgcatagtttttttatttattttttatttttttatgtattcttGTTAAGGGTAAGACTCCAATCGCTGtcttattttataatgttttattacgCACTTTAGTTTATATAGTTCTGACAGGAAATTTTTTTACCAGTCACTAATGAGCAGGTTCAAAGTCCAAGGATTCCCAACAATCTTGGTATTTGGTGCTGATAAAGATAGTCCTATTCCTTATGAAGGTGCAAGAACCGCCGCAGCTATTGAATCATTTGCATTAGAGCAGCTGGAAACAAATGTTGCTCCTCCAGAAGTGACAGAGATACACAGTCCAGTAAGCATTTTCTCTCCTGCCTAATTAGTGTGCATTGGTTTGAAAAAGAGGATAATAAGATAATCGATCTTGCTAAGGAAGAGTGCCCTAAGGGCACTGATTGTGgaacatttaatttaatgtgtgtgtgtgtattctGTTAAATGATTTCAATTATTCACAAAAGCATGTGTTAAATGATAATTAACATGAACCTTCTCTGTAGGATGTTTTGGAAGAGAAATGTGGTACTGCCGCAATCTGTTTTGTTGCCTTCCTTCCTGACATTTTGGATTCCAAGGCTGAGGGAAGGAACAGATATCTTCAGCAATTATTATCAGTTGCAGAAAAGTTTAAAAGAAGTCCATACAGGcaagttaaaaaaacattttgctTTGCTTCCATCCTAAAATATCACTTTACGCGTTAATCTCTTCATTGTAAAATTGTTTGATTCTGTCTGTTGCAAATGCTTTATTTAtgtgtatttttaataaatctttGTTGGCgaattctttttaattgaatttttgtgtCTTTGAGCACAGCTATGTCTGGGTAGCTGCAGGGAAGCAGCTGGATCTTGAGAAGCAAGTGGGTGTTGGTGGATATGGTTATCCAGCTTTAGTAGCCCTTAACCTTAAGAAAGCTGTTTATGCTCCTCTCAAGAGTGCTTTTGAACTTGACCAAATTATGTAAGTTTATTCCTTCTAACTTTATGCTAAATACTAAACAAACTATTGAGATGAACAAGCTCTTGAACATTAGTTATCTATTTTCTGCAGACAATTTGTGAAAGATGCTGGACGTGGAGGCAAAGGGAATTTGCCCCTGCAAAGCACTCCGACCATTGTAAAGACAGAACCATGGGATGGAAAAGATGGAGAAATAATTGAGGAGGATGAATTTTCACTTGAAGAATTAATGGGGGAAGATGCTTCAAACAAGGACGAGCTATGATCAATTGAGAAGGAAATTATggcaaattaaaattttcaaccaCTGAATTTTACGTTACAGGCAATATGTTTCTCATGATGATTGTGATCACTGTTCTGTTTTACCATGTTACAAGTTAAAGACCAGTCTAGTGATGTGTGATCTTATGAGGATTTTGAAATGTTCAGTGGTACTGATATTTATCCAGGGAAAATGTCATCgatgtttttattttacctatCAATAAGCATTGAGCTAACAGGTACAACGTTTATAACAAATGATCTTTGATGATTTATATACTACTCTGTTGGTTATGTTTAGAAAATGTATTCTAGAAGAAGAGATTTATTATAAGGAGaagtttaaacaatttttttaagactctctctctttatatatataaagaaaaaatgtaataaaaaataacatacaaaGGGTctctctctttatatatataaagaaaaaatgtaataaaaaataacatacaaaGGCTCTCAATGTTAACTTCCGAAATACCTAATATATTTCTCTCAATTTAggtagtattttaaaaattgaaacaaaaaaactcttaaaactaactaatttaaattaaagtataaatatttaGACATAAACTCTAATCAAAATCATTAGCTATTGAAAGAGTGATGTCATTGAGATATATAAATCTTAGGTGTAGTGGATCATTGAGATATAATTACAAATCTTTAAAAACAGGTATCCaaatatatatcaattaaatataataacaaataaaacaaaaatgtagaACAGTTACACGGGATTGAATCTCGTTGACAATTTGAGATatgtataaaaattacaattaaatattatgttgaAAACATGTGTTACATACTGTTGAGAGTTTGTGTCTACTTAAGTTTTATTGATCAAGGTGCATGTGTTGTGACTGAGCAATATATAGTGTTGCTGTAAATTTCTTGACGTGTTGAATTtgtttgaataatataaaaatttagagtTTAAATGGATCTTTGACTATATTTGTATGTGGAAATTAGCGGTTAATGTACAGTTAGTACTAGTTAGAGCTGTTACTTTCACTCTTACCTCTATATCTCTATTTGACAGCAGTATTGTATAGTTAGGTTAGATTTCACTCTTACATCTTCAGATTTCAGTACTAAAATTTTCCTTAGTTTCATTTCTCTCTGATTTCCCTGAAACAGTCCCGGATACGATTTCCCCACTTGCATCCCCAGTGAAATCTATTAATATTTCACATAATTCAATGACTAGGTTTTAACTTATAATGAAAAGTTGTCTTCTCATTGACCAAATATTAAGCTCGACCAAAAGACTCTCTGAAAACCTCAATCATGTCTTATTTCCTAAATGGGAGAATGAGAAATAACGTATCAAGTatcaaaagtatattttttcttcctaAATCTCAACATGAgcattgatataaaaaaaaaactagccCAATTCAACTTGCCAGTAATGCTTTggattgaatttaaatataaaatcaaataatttctATTACATTTGAGGTCGATACAATCCAATAGTTGCATGACCGCCATGTAGGTAACTATTTATGACGTAATAATGCGAATCACAACACCTGAAAAATAATTCTATTTCCAACATCTGAGCGATAATCGTTTACTCTATGTGCATCTAAAAATGGTCTCACTGAATCTATCTTGAAGTAGTAGCATTACATGCAGGTATCTACCATTGGATTCATTCCAGTGATTCCTATTGATACCAATTAGGATTCTCTACAAGAGAAACGAGGCACAAGTCTGCACAACCCCCTCCCTACATTGCTTTAAAcgaaaaaggaataaaaatgtaaaaagaaagaCTATCACTCATACAGCGTACACTTTTGTCAACAAAATCTTTATCGGGAAGCCTCCTCATCAGAATTTATCAGCACGAATCTGCTTCAAATGCACTTTCTGCTACCCGTAGTATTTGGAGTGGCAGCTCAAACTCCAGCATGCCTTTGCCAAGGTGTTCGATCATTCATCTCTAAATCTCAAACTCCAGTGTGTTCTTCGTGATTTATAGATTCAGCACGAAGTTAGATGAATCCTAAAAGCTCGCATTTTGTATCCTCCATAAACATGCTTTTCTTAAAGGCGAGTCTGTAAATATAGCTTTTATGAAATCTTCCACCTACCAAAAAGGTCAACAATCAACATAAGAAACCTTCCAGGCTCTCATCAAATACGGTTATTATACATAGttccaaaatttcaaaacatgaacaAGACAAAGGAAAAGATATCAGATCAGGccatttaacataattttttatggaACAAAACATACAAGTCAGTCATATGAAACAACCCACTCAAACATGTTCTTATTTCCTGTAGTAGCAATATGATCCacaattttttctctttgaaaaaaagtgtttttgatATGGATAGAGGAGGAACTAAAATTCAACCAcaggaaaataaagaaaaaattggtaaaataaCGAGACTCATCAAATTCATATACACAGTGATCTCTGGGTGACAAATGGGATAAAGCTTATAAAAAATGAGAATGTATTTAAAGTAAGCAAGGTTGCATTCGTCCATTAATTTTAGTAAGTCAACATCGTGATTCACTTTTAATTAGATGAATATTAGAATTTCAGAGGCGCTTCGTCCAATAAAAAGGAGGTTTGAAGTTTAATTTTTGGAACCAAAAACTTCTTTCAGCATCTACATTTTGATTGAAGCATTGACATAAAATCACAATCCAAGatcagttttaaaataattaaaagaaatggaggaaataaaatatattgtccCAAGAAGACCAAAAAATAAAGACatcaataatcaaataatacCTCAGTTACTGTAAAGCCACAAGAGAGTAATTCTTTATTCTCCCAAGATGATGTAATGGATTTTAAAGGCATATC
This window of the Vigna angularis cultivar LongXiaoDou No.4 chromosome 7, ASM1680809v1, whole genome shotgun sequence genome carries:
- the LOC108336183 gene encoding protein disulfide isomerase-like 2-3 → MSQFRTPFFVSFPLLLIIFNLAPSSYALYGASSPVLQLTPSNFKSKVLNSNGVVLVEFFAPWCGHCQALTPIWEKAATVLKGVVTVAALDADAHSSLAQEYGIRGFPTIKVFAPGKPPVDYQGARDVKPIAEFALQQVKALLKERLSGKATGGSNEKTETSSSVELNSGNFDELVLKSKELWIVEFFAPWCGHCKKLAPEWKKASNNLKGKVKLGHVDCDAEKSLMSRFKVQGFPTILVFGADKDSPIPYEGARTAAAIESFALEQLETNVAPPEVTEIHSPDVLEEKCGTAAICFVAFLPDILDSKAEGRNRYLQQLLSVAEKFKRSPYSYVWVAAGKQLDLEKQVGVGGYGYPALVALNLKKAVYAPLKSAFELDQIIQFVKDAGRGGKGNLPLQSTPTIVKTEPWDGKDGEIIEEDEFSLEELMGEDASNKDEL